The following nucleotide sequence is from Schistocerca serialis cubense isolate TAMUIC-IGC-003099 chromosome 4, iqSchSeri2.2, whole genome shotgun sequence.
CAAACAAAACCTTAGCACTTAATCTTTAAAGCTACCCTGTTGTTAATAATAATACATGCACAGAATGATTAACAGTACATATAATCCTAACAATGCGACATTCTTCATGAGTAAGTTGTAACATGATTGACAATTTTAAAAACTTACTCATGAAGCATGGCAACAAAAGAAAATTAAGAGGACATGCCAGCTCCTGAATGCCAATTATTAAGTACCAAGCACAGCAGTAGACCCAAGCAGCACAACACTAAAATCCTATATAAAGAAACTTCACAGTTGATTCCTTTCACTAAAACCGTCTACCCTTAATTTATGAAGTTGGGAATTTTAAGTTTTAAGATCAAGTATGCTGTATCACTATCCTTTAAATTTACTTTGCTCCCACAGATTTCATGTTTTATGCATGTCACTAAGATTTTACAAGTGCCATTAGTTCAGAAGCAGATACTACCCAACACCTAGACAGAGAGAACACTAataacataatgaaaactttatacTTTAAGTACTGCACCTCCAAACAACCTAACATGTGCCTACTGTCCACTCATAACTTAAGAACCTCAACAGCCCATTTAAACCTATGTATGAAGTGATTATAGATACTTATGTAGCCAATATCTTCAGTTGTCAGATCCTTCCTGCAATATACAACTAATTCGCTGGTACACTTTCTTGACAGTACATAATTTATTTGCTGGCACATCCTCCCAATTACATGAACGCATATTTCTCCGCAAAGTAACAAATCGGCCAGAATAGACAATTTCCGATCGGTGTAGTACAAAATAGCTACACTTTAAATCACAATGTTCCGACTTTGCGTAGAAATATGCTAATAATCAGTAAAACTTTTCTCTTACCTTGAGAATCCCTATGAGCACCAACCGCTTCCTGCGCAGCCATGAAGACTTCATCCGTCGATCTGTCAGTTGCAGTTACATGCCACGGTGCAAAGCCTGCAGATACACACCCATCATTTCATATCTTTGCGTATGCTTTTAATGACTGACAATGCCGAAAAATTTTACTGACTGCTAGGAAAAAATGAGCTAAATCTACCAAGCATTAATTCAAGCTAAACGTTCGAAATCTGAAGATCAAGATGTACACATAATATACTGTCGACACTAACCTGTTCCTTGACTGCTGGAACCCTCCCCACCATGCGAAGGACCCGCTCTAGGCTGATCCATATCGTCCATGTCATCATCTAAAGTCAAGTCCTCCACACTGTCATCGTTCACTTCCTCCAGGTACTCTGACTTTGGTTCTAATAGAGGTTCAGTCTGTGGCTCTACTTTATGCACAACAGGTTCAGGTTCAATTGGCATTGTCTGTGGGGAGGCTACAGCACCTTGCACTGAGGCCAAAGGTTTGCTCATAATCTCAGAGTCACTGTTTTTCTCCTCAGTTGTATGACTTAACTGGGTATCTAACGACGGTTTGGGTATTGGCGTCGACGTAACCGGCGTTATGGTGGCGGGTATACTTGGAGCAGGAGGTACCTGCGATTGGGGTGGAAGTTCACACGAGCTACTTGTTTCGTGATTGTCAGTTGATGGTAAAACACCAGGTGCCCCTAAACTGTTCTCATCACAACTTGATCGGCGTCTATGCTTCTTCCGTTTACGTGAGACGGGCGAAATGCTGCCCTCCCTCGTCGTGGCCATCTTCTGCAACGGCATCGGCGGCGGGGCATCCTCGGGTAAATCAATAACTTGCGGAACTTGAGATGGCTGCGCCGTTCGTCGATGCTCGATAGTGAGGCCCGACGACGAATGCTGTAGAATAGGTGGCGTTCTTGCTGGTGTGGGAGGAGGTGGAACCGATTCTTTTCTCCTCTTAGGTTCCACTTCCCTCTCTGTACCTCCGCCACCGCTATCCGATAAACCCTTTATCTGCAGAGATTCGGCGGCTTTCAATAAAGCTCCTAATTGATCTTGAGAAATATTCACTTCACCCCGATACATATAATCCATCATAGCTTTCAATTCTTGGAATTTCACATCTTTAAGAATAACGATCGGGTGTTTCTCATAATGCTGACTCAGCAGGAGCTGTAATGGAGGAAAAACAAGAGTTAGAAACACATATCCGAATTTGTTAAATTAGTTAGTAATTTGTATACTAATATTTTAGCACCACACTTACCTCAAAGTAAGGACTACACGCGGAAAGAACTACTTTATGCGCTTTCAAGTATTGGCCTTCAGCTGCCAAAGTGCAGTCAACCAAAGTTCCACTCTCCAGTAAAGTATCAAAAACAGCAACCAAAGTGCTTTGATGATTATTCCACCTCAAACAAAACTGCTGTTCTGATCCCATATCGATTCAGTTCCTGGAAAAGAATTTAAAGATGACTGAAATTTGATTAACTACGCATCTTGCCGCACTGCATTGACTGACCCTACACTAGGGTGGGGGCGACGCCACTGCACAATGGCCGCTTCACTGCACGAACTAGACAAGATGGCTGGGTCAATACCATTCAATACAAAAAGACCAAGTTTTAGAACACGTACACTAAATTATACCAGTTTGTCAAtcgacaaacataaaaaaattaaatgataaaCATTGTACATAAACTAGTTACAAACTTAGTATACAGTTCCTCCGTAGTTAGTACAAAGGGTGGTGAGATCACATCAAATTAAATTAGACCGTATATTTAACCACATGCGATAAACAGATAAAAACGTTCTGTAACTGCATTATTACCTCTTCTGTCGCTACTTTTTAAAAAATACGGAACTTTgcacaaaaataacaaaatactTCAGCAGCTACCCGATCACTCTGCCAGCACCGCCAACAGCATAAAACCTTCTACCTGCTACCGTCTGTAGCGACTGCTGCACACTGCTGATGACGGGAAAAGGTGGAAGCGTCCAGAACGGAAATCTGCGCAGATACGAAACTACGCACTCTGCGCATCTTTGTGTATGCGGCGTTGGCGGTTATCGGCTATCATTCCGTAACAGTTTTCGTTCCCCCTACGTCCACCTTTTACATGAACCGGGAGGAGAAAAGGGTGCAAGGAGAACGGTGAAAAGTCCAAAGAGAGATCTGAGAGGAAGAAGTGGGTTCACAACAAAATAGCTTAAAAATTGTCTACTTTGTTTTCTGCCTTACTGTTGGCTGCAGAAATTTAACCATTACTTCATTCGATCATATTTAGCAGGTAAGGACACAAAATAGTGgtattatgaagtatgaaatatgtTTACTGTTTTAATCATCGCCGAAGCGTTGCGGTTTTAGGAAAGTGCGTTAGTCAAGTTAGTTCGTATTTTATTGCCTTTAGTGCTTAAGATATACAACCAAAATTGaaattctgtagtaaatttcaggtAATTAGACCTGTTATTTGAAGTCTTGGAAAAAATTGACAAATTTGCGCCATAGTGCGGTGCAGTACAGCTGTGAGCTACCGAGAGCACTGATAAAAAGATTTGACCACTGCATAGTTTTTCCTGTCTGTTATCCGCTGTCCGCTTTTTGGCATGCTTCCCTTCCACTGTTTATTTGAGAATGCGCATACTTTCCAGAGGACAGTGGATGGTGTAGGTGGCATACGTAGATCGATTCGAGGCGCGCATTTTCTTGCAGTTGAGCTGTGCAGTGCTAGTTGCGATATGCACAAGCCGCACGCCCATGTATTGTAGATAAGGATTGCGGCTGTCTCTTATTGGCTTGGGGTGAAACTCTGGCAACATGATAAACTACTGGATTCTATTTTTCCGATATAAAACCAGCgcaagaaatatttattttcgaAAGACTTTTATTGAATCCACACACCTGTACAGGGGTGTACAtaaattttcttcctttccttcaaTTCCCTACTCCACATCACCAGATTTGATTTGTTTTTACCTGTGGTACTCAAGGGACAtacaaaagaatataataattcactgTTCGTGTAAGAAAACTGACATAAACTCCGACGTTGCATACTCGTAccatatattaaaataaaatacatttcccaGAATTATTTATCAAGAAACTTACTTAAACACGCTAAGCTTTCGAGATAATAATGTTCCATTATTACATTCGACATTCAACACTTGCAATGAAGAAGGTCTGGAAAATCAGCAATTATTATAACTCATTTCGGGTCAAAGGAAGCTACATGGAGGGAGATGCTTAATTTACTCATTTATGGGCAGCAAGTTTACATTTTATGAATAACACAACATACTGTTTCCATTATTTTGTACACATTTCACAAACATGATCCAGTTAAAGCGTGATTAAATTGCCATAGGATGTGTACACAAAGTCAATAATTTCCTCGGCGTTTTTGATAAATATGGCATCGAATCGAGGTAAACATTCAGCAAAGGGAATTAAGATTGGACGGCCCAACGGTGTCTGTGACACTTTAAAATTGAGATTTCTCCCCGTCTGACTACTTCTACTGTCAATAAAAGTCCATAACGCCATTTGCCATCATAATAAACTTCTTTCCGTGGTGCAAATTATGGCCGTCTTTACAACAGCCAGTGCTACGAGACAACTTTTTCAGACTACAATCAATCTTCTTTGACTATACCAATCATCCAGCTTCTCAAAACAATATCCGACCACGACATATCAGTTATGGCCCGTTTAATAAGAATCACATTTTATTGATTGGAAGCCAAAATTATTAAAGTTTAGCTGTGTTGCTTTTTGTTCCCcgtgaataatatttttatttttttatttgcaaaaagaaaactgttttagatTTCAGTTCTTGTTTAGCGAAgcgaaatgaacgcgatatttatTGCAAAAACCGAGACACGTATCTTAGAACGGGTACGGTAATAACATTTCTTTGTTATGCTCATTTAAATTGTTAATTATTTTCATATGATGTCTCTTTACCATATCGTTAGACACCTGCCTCTTTCAGGTCAATTCTTAAAGCGTGAATGTGGCACTACCATAAATTTTAGACAGAGCAGTCCAACTAGTTTAAATTACAGGGACAATGAATATCTGAAACGTGCTTTGAATCGCTAAACCACTTTGCTTACGATTTTGTGATGCAAGGGTTCTAACAAATTAAGACGCCCACGATGCGTTAACAGTAACAACTGGGGTTTTGTATTTCCCGTTCAGCCCTACCCAGGCCTGCCCAGTTCATACATGCACAACCTGGAACTTTAAAAATAAGATGAAGCCTACACATTTATTTAACTTTATGTAGCGAGTTCAGCTCAAATACAACCATAACTATTAATAGGTATATGTTCCCGTTACGCAACAAATAAATACACTCAAGTCCGTTTGTTAAAGTAGTTGTGTTCAGTAAATAAAGCTGATTGTCACAATATGATTGTACCTAAATATGGTTAACCATTACACATGCCCAGGTGATCTTGAGCAGTATTTTCTGTATCACTGAATTTTTGATGCATCACACCCTTTACTAGTAAACTGTATATATGACACATTTACTGTGAGGAAAGGAAAGAGAACATAAATAAATGTCGTAGTAAAACACCAATTTACAGATACAAAATGTATAATAGCATGAATTTTGATTTGCAAATTATGTGCATGAATTGCAGTTGCTAAACAATACACGAAGTATCTATAAATATTGCTTTTAGTAAGAActtttattttgatattttatgatgtGATTAATGTAGCTCTTGTATGAAACACAGTTCTTGTATATTCAAGGAGATATGATAGTAATTTTCTCATATGTTATCAACTGGCACATTTATCTTGTCACAGTTCCCTAGTGCTGCAAAGAAGAAAGTAAATCCCACTGTGAAGAGGTTTATATGGCTTAATGTATTCAAATTACATAAAGGGCAGCATTTTTCTGTTTCCTAAATGTATGTATTTTGATGGTGCCCTAATTTCTTCAGAAGCTAAATCCACACGTAAGCAACAAATGGAAGTTTCCATAATATGTACGACTCACTGTTGACCTGTTTGTTGTCTGGCTTAGCACAGTTAATTAGATCATAATgaagtggaacatgtcattttacatttacatcagaTAATTTGTACATTCAGTTACATTCTGAACTTCAAGCTTTACCTCTtttcacaaaaagaaaatagaaaagatATAGAGGTGTGAGTTTGTAATCCCTACTCACCACCTTATACACATTACagtaaaataaattttactgtGGAATAgggggagttgtcaaggagaaacttcctcAGTTTGTTTTCACATTTTACTTTACTGTCAGTTGGGCATTTTATACTACTGGGcaagtgatcaaagacttttgttgcagcattctgcacccctttttgtgctacatTTAACCTTCGTGTGGAGTAGTGAATGtcttttttccttctggtattttatttttcacagtgttgtgcgttttgaactgtagtggattatttacaacagacttcatGAGGAAATAAGTATACTGTGAAGCGGTAGTCAGGATGCTCAATTCAATaaatagatgtctacaagatgatcgtgttTGAGCACTTCATATTATTCTTGTGGCACTTTTTTGTGCAATGGAGacattctttcttaaagatgagttacagttaccccacaacattattccatatgacattgcggaatgaaaatatgttaacttactgatttgtcttttCACAAGATTTCcaataattttaaatacaaatgtGGCTGAATTCATTTGTATCGGGAGTTGTGAAATGTACTATTTCTAATTTAACTTCTCATTCTAAGGATAGCTAagagttttgaagtttccaccatAATTATTATTTTGTCGTCATGTGCTATACTTATCATTGGTGTATTATCCCTAGATGTCCAAAGCTgagtatgttgtgtctttttaaaaattATGGTGAGACTGTTTacagaaaaccagtcagtgataATTTTGAGAACTTTGTTTACGGGAGATTCCATGCTGACTAATATTACATTCTGGAATCGGGTGTTAGATTATGTAGTCTTTTTATCAGTCTATAAACTtagattttcttttgtaaatcatcATTACATATTATGTTATTCAGGCAAGGATCTTGAATTAACATTTAAACAGGGAAGAAGCattaaaatcaaagaaaaaaaatttaatgtgtaCTGCTAATGTACATTGTAAGTCAAAAGTGTCCTTAAACTGTTAGGAGTATGGATCTGGTTTGTATCACAGAAAATGCATATCGTGTTGACACACttctaagttgttgttgttgttgttgttgttgttgttcagagactggtttgatgcagctctccatgctactctatcctgtgaaaacttctccatctcccagtacctactgcaacctacatccttctgaatctgtttagtgtattcatctcttggtctccctctgcgatttttaccctccacgatgccctccaatattaaattggtgatcccttgatgactcagaatatggcctaccaaccaatcccttcttctagtcaacttgtgccacaaatttctattctctccaattcttttcaatacctcctcatcagttatgtgatctacccatctaatcttcagcagtcttctgtagcaccacatttcgaaagcttctattctcttcttgtccaaactatttattgtccatgtttcacttccatacatgggtgatgctgagggaattagattaggaaatgagacgcttaaagtagcaaatgagttttgctatttggggagcaaaataactgatgatggtcgaagtagagaggatataaaatgtagactggcaatggcaaggaaagcgttgctgaagaagagaaatttgttaacatcgagtatagatttaaatgtcaggaagtcatttctgaaagcatttgtatggagtgtagcc
It contains:
- the LOC126475335 gene encoding longitudinals lacking protein, isoforms H/M/V-like isoform X3, translating into MGSEQQFCLRWNNHQSTLVAVFDTLLESGTLVDCTLAAEGQYLKAHKVVLSACSPYFELLLSQHYEKHPIVILKDVKFQELKAMMDYMYRGEVNISQDQLGALLKAAESLQIKGLSDSGGGGTEREVEPKRRKESVPPPPTPARTPPILQHSSSGLTIEHRRTAQPSQVPQVIDLPEDAPPPMPLQKMATTREGSISPVSRKRKKHRRRSSCDENSLGAPGVLPSTDNHETSSSCELPPQSQVPPAPSIPATITPVTSTPIPKPSLDTQLSHTTEEKNSDSEIMSKPLASVQGAVASPQTMPIEPEPVVHKVEPQTEPLLEPKSEYLEEVNDDSVEDLTLDDDMDDMDQPRAGPSHGGEGSSSQGTGFAPWHVTATDRSTDEVFMAAQEAVGAHRDSQGYNIFQNTLEESGKTPVPPSPVLVLCKGEPYFSAEHFINGENKMYSSIHDERELLVRNVCSTQYLDWNTDLGSDSQQVHSFHLVETSLHSEPDSNFHNVSKQLYNYTACKSGDQITSKKVSLLRKSTTSKNSSRRSSKQHSQGRQNVQGNSHCQKKKKRVCNTQPNDTSHTQHKKKSATVFHKFDYVHSTCTSLNAKVPCIQCQQYFCNNNQLMKHLLSCKQSTQQGKKHKKL
- the LOC126475335 gene encoding longitudinals lacking protein-like isoform X2, whose translation is MGSEQQFCLRWNNHQSTLVAVFDTLLESGTLVDCTLAAEGQYLKAHKVVLSACSPYFELLLSQHYEKHPIVILKDVKFQELKAMMDYMYRGEVNISQDQLGALLKAAESLQIKGLSDSGGGGTEREVEPKRRKESVPPPPTPARTPPILQHSSSGLTIEHRRTAQPSQVPQVIDLPEDAPPPMPLQKMATTREGSISPVSRKRKKHRRRSSCDENSLGAPGVLPSTDNHETSSSCELPPQSQVPPAPSIPATITPVTSTPIPKPSLDTQLSHTTEEKNSDSEIMSKPLASVQGAVASPQTMPIEPEPVVHKVEPQTEPLLEPKSEYLEEVNDDSVEDLTLDDDMDDMDQPRAGPSHGGEGSSSQGTGFAPWHVTATDRSTDEVFMAAQEAVGAHRDSQGYRGIQEMRINQMQACHSSQQHFPLNQNAWNYTDGRFECNECGNSSEWTSFADSYPLEDTEQFIQHSAEKPLNQDEFQCPACDKIYKYKSNMIRHFRHECESASWSFLTNSESGDILQQLHQNSDNQSNHQEVFHCPSCRKMYKYKSNMTRHFRHECDAANKWSSFALNTFCTEALRNFDSEATTSENPPRFTCPYCGRSYRYKSSLTSHLRVECGRGPQFQCPYCPQKTTQDSSLRRHIRKLHPGASLEIH
- the LOC126475335 gene encoding longitudinals lacking protein-like isoform X4, with amino-acid sequence MGSEQQFCLRWNNHQSTLVAVFDTLLESGTLVDCTLAAEGQYLKAHKVVLSACSPYFELLLSQHYEKHPIVILKDVKFQELKAMMDYMYRGEVNISQDQLGALLKAAESLQIKGLSDSGGGGTEREVEPKRRKESVPPPPTPARTPPILQHSSSGLTIEHRRTAQPSQVPQVIDLPEDAPPPMPLQKMATTREGSISPVSRKRKKHRRRSSCDENSLGAPGVLPSTDNHETSSSCELPPQSQVPPAPSIPATITPVTSTPIPKPSLDTQLSHTTEEKNSDSEIMSKPLASVQGAVASPQTMPIEPEPVVHKVEPQTEPLLEPKSEYLEEVNDDSVEDLTLDDDMDDMDQPRAGPSHGGEGSSSQGTGFAPWHVTATDRSTDEVFMAAQEAVGAHRDSQGNSSEWTSFADSYPLEDTEQFIQHSAEKPLNQDEFQCPACDKIYKYKSNMIRHFRHECESASWSFLTNSESGDILQQLHQNSDNQSNHQEVFHCPSCRKMYKYKSNMTRHFRHECDAANKWSSFALNTFCTEALRNFDSEATTSENPPRFTCPYCGRSYRYKSSLTSHLRVECGRGPQFQCPYCPQKTTQDSSLRRHIRKLHPGASLEIH
- the LOC126475335 gene encoding longitudinals lacking protein-like isoform X5; the protein is MGSEQQFCLRWNNHQSTLVAVFDTLLESGTLVDCTLAAEGQYLKAHKVVLSACSPYFELLLSQHYEKHPIVILKDVKFQELKAMMDYMYRGEVNISQDQLGALLKAAESLQIKGLSDSGGGGTEREVEPKRRKESVPPPPTPARTPPILQHSSSGLTIEHRRTAQPSQVPQVIDLPEDAPPPMPLQKMATTREGSISPVSRKRKKHRRRSSCDENSLGAPGVLPSTDNHETSSSCELPPQSQVPPAPSIPATITPVTSTPIPKPSLDTQLSHTTEEKNSDSEIMSKPLASVQGAVASPQTMPIEPEPVVHKVEPQTEPLLEPKSEYLEEVNDDSVEDLTLDDDMDDMDQPRAGPSHGGEGSSSQGTGFAPWHVTATDRSTDEVFMAAQEAVGAHRDSQESASWSFLTNSESGDILQQLHQNSDNQSNHQEVFHCPSCRKMYKYKSNMTRHFRHECDAANKWSSFALNTFCTEALRNFDSEATTSENPPRFTCPYCGRSYRYKSSLTSHLRVECGRGPQFQCPYCPQKTTQDSSLRRHIRKLHPGASLEIH
- the LOC126475335 gene encoding longitudinals lacking protein, isoforms H/M/V-like isoform X8 produces the protein MGSEQQFCLRWNNHQSTLVAVFDTLLESGTLVDCTLAAEGQYLKAHKVVLSACSPYFELLLSQHYEKHPIVILKDVKFQELKAMMDYMYRGEVNISQDQLGALLKAAESLQIKGLSDSGGGGTEREVEPKRRKESVPPPPTPARTPPILQHSSSGLTIEHRRTAQPSQVPQVIDLPEDAPPPMPLQKMATTREGSISPVSRKRKKHRRRSSCDENSLGAPGVLPSTDNHETSSSCELPPQSQVPPAPSIPATITPVTSTPIPKPSLDTQLSHTTEEKNSDSEIMSKPLASVQGAVASPQTMPIEPEPVVHKVEPQTEPLLEPKSEYLEEVNDDSVEDLTLDDDMDDMDQPRAGPSHGGEGSSSQGTGFAPWHVTATDRSTDEVFMAAQEAVGAHRDSQGITQDLNDFPSVLASRRLPFSDTVREFPASHSVCEGDIDSFSYLSPNFSNQSHQEAPYQSYNIFQNTLEESGKTPVPPSPVLVLCKGEPYFSAEHFINGENKMYSSIHDERELLNTEELMD
- the LOC126475335 gene encoding longitudinals lacking protein, isoforms H/M/V-like isoform X7; the protein is MGSEQQFCLRWNNHQSTLVAVFDTLLESGTLVDCTLAAEGQYLKAHKVVLSACSPYFELLLSQHYEKHPIVILKDVKFQELKAMMDYMYRGEVNISQDQLGALLKAAESLQIKGLSDSGGGGTEREVEPKRRKESVPPPPTPARTPPILQHSSSGLTIEHRRTAQPSQVPQVIDLPEDAPPPMPLQKMATTREGSISPVSRKRKKHRRRSSCDENSLGAPGVLPSTDNHETSSSCELPPQSQVPPAPSIPATITPVTSTPIPKPSLDTQLSHTTEEKNSDSEIMSKPLASVQGAVASPQTMPIEPEPVVHKVEPQTEPLLEPKSEYLEEVNDDSVEDLTLDDDMDDMDQPRAGPSHGGEGSSSQGTGFAPWHVTATDRSTDEVFMAAQEAVGAHRDSQGITQDLNDFPSVLASRRLPFSDTVREFPASHSVCEGDIDSFSYLSPNFSNQSHQEAPYQSYNIFQNTLEESGKTPVPPSPVLVLCKGEPYFSAEHFINGENKMYSSIHDERELLGTEEIVKCILTS
- the LOC126475335 gene encoding longitudinals lacking protein, isoforms H/M/V-like isoform X1 — encoded protein: MGSEQQFCLRWNNHQSTLVAVFDTLLESGTLVDCTLAAEGQYLKAHKVVLSACSPYFELLLSQHYEKHPIVILKDVKFQELKAMMDYMYRGEVNISQDQLGALLKAAESLQIKGLSDSGGGGTEREVEPKRRKESVPPPPTPARTPPILQHSSSGLTIEHRRTAQPSQVPQVIDLPEDAPPPMPLQKMATTREGSISPVSRKRKKHRRRSSCDENSLGAPGVLPSTDNHETSSSCELPPQSQVPPAPSIPATITPVTSTPIPKPSLDTQLSHTTEEKNSDSEIMSKPLASVQGAVASPQTMPIEPEPVVHKVEPQTEPLLEPKSEYLEEVNDDSVEDLTLDDDMDDMDQPRAGPSHGGEGSSSQGTGFAPWHVTATDRSTDEVFMAAQEAVGAHRDSQGITQDLNDFPSVLASRRLPFSDTVREFPASHSVCEGDIDSFSYLSPNFSNQSHQEAPYQSYNIFQNTLEESGKTPVPPSPVLVLCKGEPYFSAEHFINGENKMYSSIHDERELLVRNVCSTQYLDWNTDLGSDSQQVHSFHLVETSLHSEPDSNFHNVSKQLYNYTACKSGDQITSKKVSLLRKSTTSKNSSRRSSKQHSQGRQNVQGNSHCQKKKKRVCNTQPNDTSHTQHKKKSATVFHKFDYVHSTCTSLNAKVPCIQCQQYFCNNNQLMKHLLSCKQSTQQGKKHKKL
- the LOC126475335 gene encoding longitudinals lacking protein, isoforms H/M/V-like isoform X6, translating into MGSEQQFCLRWNNHQSTLVAVFDTLLESGTLVDCTLAAEGQYLKAHKVVLSACSPYFELLLSQHYEKHPIVILKDVKFQELKAMMDYMYRGEVNISQDQLGALLKAAESLQIKGLSDSGGGGTEREVEPKRRKESVPPPPTPARTPPILQHSSSGLTIEHRRTAQPSQVPQVIDLPEDAPPPMPLQKMATTREGSISPVSRKRKKHRRRSSCDENSLGAPGVLPSTDNHETSSSCELPPQSQVPPAPSIPATITPVTSTPIPKPSLDTQLSHTTEEKNSDSEIMSKPLASVQGAVASPQTMPIEPEPVVHKVEPQTEPLLEPKSEYLEEVNDDSVEDLTLDDDMDDMDQPRAGPSHGGEGSSSQGTGFAPWHVTATDRSTDEVFMAAQEAVGAHRDSQGITQDLNDFPSVLASRRLPFSDTVREFPASHSVCEGDIDSFSYLSPNFSNQSHQEAPYQRKDTTAQRDEFNVEARNSSDVSSQRLKCRVRTTLKEQQLAVLWNSFSNNPRPNSQEKLRIAEMTGLSVKVVSIWFQNKRCLQKKKNTLSQVQ